The Thiothrix subterranea genome has a segment encoding these proteins:
- the phaE gene encoding class III poly(R)-hydroxyalkanoic acid synthase subunit PhaE — protein sequence MAAWSDDMMKNWSDAQQRYWNAWSDLSKMGQPQAVPGFGTAPAWTQGLEQWWKAVSPHTVPGASTDAFQRMVEMGKVYMNLAENAYNVQHADGNGSDAMDAWMNAMEAGFRQCCGQLEMGKFTAHGFGVGQAALDSWQRVMNSMGMQAFQQVGAGGFHMPTSENWTEQFRKVLATPAVGYNRESQERLQALGQLGANYQEAMDDYLKAFAKQGIESVQALRERVASMRADGKKIHSLRELYDLWVDVNEQVYAKFAMTDEYQVVYGDLVNSLMALKQSINAELDSTYEAANLPTRKELNAAFAKQQEMRRENRTLRKQLQELSRKVDVLAAAQNTAPPAAPVAPKPKAAAKPKTPSASTKKA from the coding sequence ATGGCAGCTTGGTCGGATGATATGATGAAAAACTGGTCTGATGCGCAACAACGTTATTGGAATGCGTGGTCAGATCTCTCCAAAATGGGGCAGCCACAAGCGGTACCGGGTTTTGGTACCGCACCCGCTTGGACACAAGGGCTGGAGCAATGGTGGAAAGCCGTTAGCCCGCACACCGTTCCCGGCGCGTCTACCGATGCCTTCCAGCGTATGGTCGAAATGGGCAAGGTGTACATGAATCTTGCGGAAAATGCCTACAATGTACAACACGCTGACGGCAACGGATCCGACGCGATGGATGCGTGGATGAATGCGATGGAAGCCGGTTTCCGTCAGTGTTGCGGTCAACTCGAAATGGGCAAATTTACCGCCCACGGTTTCGGCGTTGGTCAAGCAGCGCTGGATAGCTGGCAGCGTGTGATGAATAGCATGGGAATGCAGGCATTCCAGCAAGTCGGCGCGGGCGGTTTCCACATGCCGACCTCGGAAAACTGGACGGAGCAATTCCGCAAAGTCTTGGCAACGCCTGCCGTGGGTTACAACCGCGAATCGCAAGAACGCTTGCAAGCGCTGGGGCAATTGGGTGCGAACTACCAAGAAGCGATGGATGATTACCTGAAAGCCTTTGCGAAACAGGGCATTGAGTCGGTGCAAGCCTTGCGTGAGCGTGTCGCTTCCATGCGAGCAGATGGCAAAAAAATCCATTCCTTGCGCGAACTCTACGATCTGTGGGTCGATGTTAACGAACAGGTCTACGCCAAGTTTGCCATGACTGATGAATATCAGGTGGTGTATGGCGATTTGGTGAATTCGCTGATGGCCCTCAAACAAAGCATCAACGCGGAACTGGACAGTACTTATGAAGCCGCGAATTTGCCAACCCGTAAAGAGTTAAATGCCGCATTTGCCAAGCAGCAAGAAATGCGCCGCGAAAACCGCACTTTGCGTAAACAACTACAAGAATTATCCCGCAAAGTGGATGTTTTAGCCGCCGCACAGAATACCGCTCCGCCTGCTGCACCTGTCGCACCGAAACCTAAAGCAGCCGCGAAACCGAAAACCCCTAGCGCCAGCACCAAGAAAGCCTAA
- a CDS encoding acetyl-CoA C-acetyltransferase: MREDIVIVAAGRTALGTFGGSLAAIPASELGATVIKGLLERSGLKPEQINEVILGQVLTAGVGQNPARQAVLSAGLPVEVPAMTINKVCGSGLKAVHLAYQAVACGDADIVIAGGQETMSASAHVVPNSRNGQKMGDWKMVDTMIKDGLWCATNDYHMGMTAENIAAQYGFSREAQDEFAAGSQQKTEAAQKAGVFNDEIIPVVIPQRKGDPLVFNTDEFPRAGTTAASLGKLRPAFKKDGSVTAGNASGINDGAAAVIVMTASKAAELGLTPMARIVAFSSAGVDPAIMGTGPIPATTKCLEKAGWSVADLDLIEANEAFAAQAMSVNESLGFDLSKVNVSGGAIALGHPIGASGARVLVTLLHGMKRTGAKKGLATLCIGGGQGVAMAVEAV, encoded by the coding sequence ATGCGCGAAGATATTGTGATCGTAGCCGCTGGCAGAACTGCACTTGGTACTTTTGGTGGTTCACTCGCCGCCATCCCTGCTTCTGAACTCGGCGCAACCGTCATCAAAGGCTTGCTGGAACGTTCTGGCTTGAAACCTGAACAGATTAATGAAGTTATTTTAGGTCAAGTCCTGACTGCGGGTGTCGGTCAAAACCCTGCGCGTCAAGCGGTGCTGTCTGCTGGCTTGCCGGTTGAAGTTCCGGCGATGACCATTAACAAGGTTTGCGGCAGCGGTTTGAAAGCCGTGCATTTGGCGTATCAAGCAGTGGCTTGCGGCGATGCTGACATCGTAATCGCGGGCGGTCAGGAAACCATGAGTGCTTCCGCTCACGTCGTACCTAACTCACGCAACGGTCAGAAAATGGGCGACTGGAAAATGGTCGACACCATGATCAAAGACGGCCTGTGGTGCGCGACTAACGACTACCACATGGGCATGACGGCGGAAAACATCGCCGCGCAATACGGTTTCAGCCGTGAAGCGCAAGACGAATTCGCTGCCGGTTCACAGCAAAAAACTGAAGCCGCGCAAAAAGCGGGTGTTTTCAACGATGAAATCATTCCGGTCGTGATCCCACAGCGTAAAGGCGATCCACTGGTATTCAACACGGACGAATTCCCACGCGCTGGCACAACCGCTGCTTCTTTGGGCAAACTGCGCCCTGCGTTCAAGAAAGACGGTTCAGTAACAGCGGGCAACGCTTCCGGCATTAACGACGGTGCTGCGGCAGTGATCGTGATGACTGCATCCAAAGCGGCTGAACTGGGCTTAACCCCAATGGCTCGCATCGTGGCGTTCTCTAGCGCGGGCGTTGATCCGGCAATCATGGGCACTGGCCCAATCCCTGCCACCACCAAGTGCTTGGAAAAAGCAGGCTGGAGCGTTGCTGATCTCGACCTGATCGAAGCCAACGAAGCCTTCGCAGCACAAGCCATGTCGGTTAACGAAAGCCTCGGCTTTGACCTGAGCAAGGTTAACGTCAGCGGCGGCGCGATTGCGTTGGGTCATCCGATTGGTGCTTCCGGCGCACGCGTGCTGGTAACACTGCTGCACGGCATGAAGCGCACTGGCGCGAAAAAAGGTCTGGCGACACTGTGTATCGGTGGTGGTCAGGGTGTTGCGATGGCGGTTGAAGCGGTTTAA
- the phbB gene encoding acetoacetyl-CoA reductase, producing the protein MSKVALVTGGTGGIGNAICKQFAADGYKVVTTYFEPEEQAKAWQAKQDYEVAIYPCDVSNYDDCAKLKASVTADFGQVDIIVNCAGITRDATFKKITPAHWAAVMKTNLDSVFNVTHQFVNEMADRGFGRVINISSINGQKGQFGQTNYSAAKAGVHGFSMALAQEVARKGVTINTLSPGYIATEMVMAIAEDVRNKIIAQIPVGRLGTPEEMAAIVSFLASDKAGFITGANISANGGQFIH; encoded by the coding sequence ATGAGTAAAGTTGCACTGGTAACAGGCGGTACTGGCGGTATTGGTAACGCGATTTGCAAGCAATTCGCTGCTGATGGTTACAAAGTTGTCACCACGTATTTCGAGCCAGAAGAGCAAGCCAAAGCATGGCAAGCGAAACAAGATTATGAAGTGGCGATCTATCCTTGCGACGTGAGCAACTATGACGATTGCGCCAAACTGAAAGCCTCTGTCACGGCGGATTTTGGTCAAGTTGACATTATCGTTAACTGCGCGGGCATTACCCGTGACGCAACCTTCAAGAAAATCACCCCAGCACATTGGGCTGCGGTCATGAAAACCAACCTTGACAGCGTGTTCAACGTGACTCACCAGTTCGTGAACGAAATGGCTGACCGTGGCTTTGGTCGCGTCATCAACATTTCTTCCATCAATGGTCAGAAAGGTCAGTTTGGTCAAACCAACTACAGCGCTGCGAAAGCAGGCGTACACGGTTTCAGCATGGCGCTGGCACAAGAAGTGGCACGCAAAGGCGTTACCATCAACACCTTGTCACCGGGTTACATCGCGACTGAAATGGTTATGGCAATCGCGGAAGACGTGCGTAACAAAATCATTGCGCAAATCCCGGTCGGTCGTTTGGGTACACCAGAAGAAATGGCGGCAATCGTTTCTTTCTTGGCATCCGACAAAGCGGGCTTCATCACGGGTGCGAACATCTCCGCTAACGGCGGTCAGTTCATTCACTAA
- the phaR gene encoding polyhydroxyalkanoate synthesis repressor PhaR, whose protein sequence is MAEERIIKKYPNRRLYDTNQSCYITLSDVRDLVLAETPFKVIDRQSGDDITRSILLQIIMEQESGGQPLFSTDILAQFIRNYSDATRKGFMEYMEQSVGLFTSQQAAMQEQMHKVLAGTPLDAWMKISEQNMETWKKMQESIMGNLQPKK, encoded by the coding sequence ATGGCAGAAGAACGCATTATTAAGAAATACCCGAATCGCCGCTTGTACGACACCAACCAGAGTTGTTATATCACTTTGAGCGATGTCCGCGATTTGGTCTTGGCAGAAACCCCTTTCAAAGTCATCGACCGTCAGTCCGGCGACGATATTACCCGCAGTATCTTGCTGCAAATCATTATGGAACAGGAATCAGGCGGACAACCCTTGTTCAGCACCGATATTCTGGCGCAATTTATCCGCAATTACAGTGACGCGACCCGCAAGGGCTTTATGGAGTACATGGAGCAAAGCGTCGGGCTGTTTACCAGTCAGCAAGCCGCAATGCAGGAACAGATGCACAAAGTACTCGCCGGTACGCCGCTGGATGCATGGATGAAAATCAGCGAGCAAAATATGGAAACCTGGAAAAAAATGCAGGAAAGCATTATGGGCAACTTACAGCCGAAGAAATAA
- the cas6 gene encoding CRISPR system precrRNA processing endoribonuclease RAMP protein Cas6, whose product MREFSLPIARYRLTLRALTPIQFPAYAGSTWRGAFGHALRRTVCITREPDCRQCLLWRSCVYSQVFETPAGQGPLLEKINAAPHPYIMQPLATSGRQYAPGEVFALELSLLGAAIGHLPYLLHAMQQVGERGIGKGDGRYALVAVAQEVAPGAGEWVQIQAAGESLQALAGVVPLIPPMPEGVQVRLLTPLRLLQEGTPIRSSRFTFQLFINALMRRITLLHAYHAGVELPGDFKALSQQAAAVTLGDADLHWHEWSRYSNRQQNHVQMGGLLGSFMLGLDGLEDFWPWLWLGQWVHAGKGAVMGMGGYALDCYTGEKAI is encoded by the coding sequence ATGCGCGAGTTTAGCCTACCGATTGCCCGTTACCGTTTAACGCTGCGGGCGCTGACCCCGATTCAATTCCCTGCTTATGCTGGCTCGACTTGGCGTGGCGCGTTTGGTCATGCCTTGCGGCGCACGGTGTGTATTACCCGTGAGCCGGATTGCCGCCAATGTTTGTTGTGGCGTTCCTGTGTTTACAGTCAGGTATTTGAAACGCCTGCGGGTCAGGGGCCATTGCTGGAAAAGATTAATGCGGCTCCCCACCCTTATATTATGCAGCCGTTGGCAACGTCGGGGCGGCAGTATGCGCCGGGGGAGGTGTTCGCGCTGGAATTGAGTTTGCTGGGCGCGGCGATTGGGCATTTGCCGTATTTGCTGCACGCGATGCAGCAGGTGGGAGAACGCGGGATCGGTAAGGGCGATGGGCGTTATGCGCTGGTGGCAGTAGCACAGGAAGTGGCACCGGGGGCAGGCGAATGGGTGCAGATTCAGGCGGCGGGTGAAAGCTTGCAGGCATTAGCGGGGGTTGTGCCGTTGATTCCGCCAATGCCGGAGGGGGTGCAGGTGCGTTTGTTGACCCCGTTGCGCTTGTTGCAGGAGGGTACGCCAATACGCAGCAGCCGGTTTACGTTTCAGTTGTTTATCAATGCCTTGATGCGGCGGATTACCTTATTGCACGCTTATCATGCGGGAGTGGAATTGCCGGGTGATTTTAAGGCGTTGAGTCAGCAGGCGGCGGCGGTGACATTGGGGGATGCGGATTTGCACTGGCATGAGTGGTCGCGTTATTCCAACCGGCAACAGAACCATGTGCAAATGGGCGGGCTGCTGGGTAGCTTTATGCTGGGGCTGGATGGGTTGGAGGATTTCTGGCCTTGGTTGTGGTTGGGGCAGTGGGTACATGCGGGGAAAGGCGCGGTGATGGGCATGGGCGGGTATGCGCTCGACTGCTATACTGGGGAAAAGGCAATTTGA
- a CDS encoding Uma2 family endonuclease, producing MQFQFSQLRFPENAEVVINDVSWADFERFMDELGDRSSLRVHYNQRSIHLMAPSAGHEVPKIHIGRFVEYLLEQQQLDFESLGSFTMRKQSVQKAAEPDECFYIEHAAAVRGKRQISLDSDPPPDLAVEIDIYSPTDRALYAALGVPELWIYDGKQLVIWVLRAGEYHAAEFSPHFPGLAVREKIPALLNLAEREGRMVAMKAFRAWVDENPPCLPFAKGG from the coding sequence ATGCAGTTTCAGTTTAGTCAGCTACGCTTCCCGGAAAATGCGGAAGTGGTGATTAATGACGTGTCTTGGGCGGATTTCGAGCGCTTCATGGATGAATTGGGTGACAGGAGCAGCCTGCGCGTTCATTACAATCAGCGGAGTATACATTTAATGGCACCATCGGCAGGGCATGAAGTTCCAAAAATCCATATTGGACGATTCGTTGAGTATTTGTTGGAACAACAACAGCTTGATTTTGAGTCACTGGGTTCGTTTACGATGCGCAAGCAAAGTGTGCAAAAAGCGGCTGAGCCGGATGAGTGCTTTTATATTGAACATGCGGCGGCGGTGCGTGGCAAGCGCCAGATTAGTTTGGATAGTGACCCGCCACCGGATTTGGCGGTGGAAATCGACATTTATTCGCCGACAGATCGGGCGTTGTATGCGGCGTTGGGTGTGCCGGAGTTGTGGATATACGATGGTAAACAGTTGGTGATTTGGGTATTGCGGGCGGGTGAATATCATGCCGCTGAATTTAGCCCGCATTTTCCGGGGTTGGCGGTGCGGGAAAAAATCCCTGCGTTGCTGAACTTGGCGGAACGTGAGGGGCGCATGGTGGCGATGAAGGCGTTTCGCGCTTGGGTGGATGAAAATCCCCCCTGCCTCCCTTTTGCAAAGGGGGGTTAA
- a CDS encoding HNH endonuclease has product MNPQYGLIASRAKHRCEYCHAPEVIFNFPFEVEHIIPLALNGSSHGSNLALSCRSCNLYKSYHINGVDPETQHKVRLFNPRDDEWSEHFMVNTKTAEIIGLTENGRTTVLQLKMNKPSQLAARKQWMLLELFP; this is encoded by the coding sequence ATGAATCCCCAGTATGGGCTTATTGCGTCCAGAGCAAAACATCGGTGTGAGTACTGCCACGCGCCGGAAGTGATATTCAACTTCCCGTTTGAAGTGGAACATATTATTCCGTTAGCACTGAATGGCTCCAGTCATGGATCAAATTTGGCGCTTTCATGCCGCTCATGCAACTTGTACAAGTCATATCATATCAATGGTGTCGACCCTGAAACCCAACATAAGGTTCGTTTGTTTAATCCACGCGATGATGAATGGAGTGAACATTTCATGGTAAATACAAAAACTGCGGAAATCATTGGATTGACGGAAAATGGCAGAACAACCGTCCTTCAATTAAAAATGAACAAGCCTTCCCAGCTTGCCGCCAGAAAGCAGTGGATGCTGTTGGAACTTTTTCCGTGA
- a CDS encoding type II toxin-antitoxin system VapC family toxin, which produces MTKIGEVWVGFVVAASNPEFVGQVTALFEVIAATGSISVTSELTLAECLVKPFEKQDVGSQMQYEQHISPSEALLVIPVSRQILKDAAQLRAFFKNKLPDTIHLITALTNGCTYFVTNDDRIKFPPHITPIIISKLML; this is translated from the coding sequence ATGACAAAGATTGGAGAGGTTTGGGTGGGTTTTGTGGTAGCTGCTTCAAACCCCGAATTTGTCGGGCAGGTAACAGCGTTGTTTGAAGTGATTGCAGCGACAGGCAGTATCAGTGTCACCAGTGAGCTGACTTTGGCAGAGTGTTTGGTCAAACCGTTCGAGAAACAGGATGTCGGGTCACAGATGCAATATGAGCAGCATATCAGCCCGTCTGAGGCGTTGCTGGTCATTCCGGTATCACGCCAAATCCTCAAAGATGCGGCGCAATTGCGGGCGTTTTTCAAGAACAAGTTGCCGGATACCATCCATCTGATTACCGCACTCACCAACGGCTGCACCTATTTTGTTACCAATGATGACCGGATCAAGTTTCCGCCACACATCACACCCATTATTATCAGCAAGCTAATGCTTTAA
- a CDS encoding RNA-guided endonuclease InsQ/TnpB family protein: MIISHKIRLDPNNKQATYLAKAAGTARFAYNWALAEWQTQYAAWKNDNSQPKPNQMGLRRQLNAIKREQFPWMLEVTKNAPQMAIIQLGAAFKNFFAGRAQYPQFKKKGKSRDSFTLTNDQFAIDASRIRIPNLGLVRMRETLRFSGKILSATISRTADQWFVSYTVDTQDHNHLPPAENQGDTLSLSKGTVGVDLGVSALATLSTGEKVVGAKPHKALLSRLKRLSRSLSRKVKGSANRHKAKQKLAKLHARIANIRQDSLHQLTTDLTRRFHTIGIEDLNVSGMVKNRHLSRAISDMGFFEFRRQLEYKAEMRGAVVVVADRFFASSKTCSALGCGHKVDKMPLSVREWTCPDCGAVHDRDVNAANNLQEYASATLSNHAVSSTVSACGGEGSGFRCKPKVKPAPVKQEFNRKLDLG, encoded by the coding sequence ATGATTATCAGCCACAAAATCCGTCTTGACCCCAACAATAAGCAAGCCACGTACTTGGCGAAAGCCGCAGGTACAGCGCGGTTTGCCTACAACTGGGCATTGGCGGAATGGCAAACCCAATACGCGGCGTGGAAAAACGATAACAGCCAGCCCAAACCCAACCAAATGGGCTTGCGCCGCCAACTCAACGCCATCAAACGCGAACAATTCCCGTGGATGCTGGAAGTCACCAAAAATGCCCCGCAAATGGCGATTATCCAACTCGGAGCAGCCTTCAAAAACTTCTTTGCAGGACGCGCCCAGTACCCGCAATTCAAAAAGAAAGGCAAAAGCCGCGACAGCTTCACCCTCACCAACGACCAGTTTGCTATCGACGCATCCCGCATCCGCATTCCCAACCTTGGGTTAGTACGGATGCGGGAAACGTTACGCTTTTCCGGCAAAATCCTCTCCGCCACGATTTCCCGCACCGCTGACCAGTGGTTCGTAAGCTATACCGTGGACACGCAAGACCATAACCACCTCCCGCCTGCCGAAAACCAAGGTGATACCCTGAGCTTGTCGAAGGGCACGGTGGGGGTGGATTTGGGCGTATCCGCACTGGCAACCCTGTCAACGGGGGAAAAAGTGGTCGGGGCGAAGCCGCATAAAGCCTTGCTTTCCCGCCTAAAACGGCTATCCCGCAGCCTGTCCCGCAAGGTCAAAGGCAGTGCCAACCGCCACAAGGCAAAACAAAAACTGGCAAAACTTCACGCACGGATAGCCAACATCCGCCAAGACAGTTTGCACCAACTCACCACGGATTTGACCCGCCGTTTCCACACCATCGGCATCGAAGATTTGAACGTATCCGGCATGGTGAAAAACCGCCATTTATCCCGTGCCATCAGTGACATGGGATTCTTCGAGTTCCGGCGGCAACTGGAATACAAGGCGGAAATGCGCGGTGCGGTGGTCGTGGTAGCTGATCGGTTTTTTGCCTCCAGCAAGACCTGTTCCGCCCTCGGCTGTGGGCATAAAGTGGACAAAATGCCACTATCGGTACGTGAATGGACTTGCCCTGACTGTGGTGCAGTTCATGACCGTGACGTAAACGCAGCCAACAATTTGCAAGAGTATGCTTCGGCTACGCTCAGCAACCACGCCGTGAGTTCCACGGTGTCTGCCTGTGGAGGGGAAGGCTCTGGCTTTCGGTGCAAACCGAAAGTGAAACCAGCCCCCGTGAAGCAGGAATTTAACCGCAAACTTGACCTTGGTTAA
- a CDS encoding AbrB/MazE/SpoVT family DNA-binding domain-containing protein, which produces MTYVQVKHKYQVTIPAALRKRLNLHEGDMLEVREQDGLLVLVPQAVSQRPAVQPRSPLLAMIGANKGSNLYKSAQDADNFIRKLRDEWN; this is translated from the coding sequence GTGACCTATGTTCAGGTAAAACACAAATATCAGGTGACGATTCCCGCAGCCCTGCGCAAACGCCTCAACCTGCACGAAGGCGATATGCTGGAAGTGCGGGAACAGGATGGATTGCTGGTGTTAGTTCCCCAAGCGGTGAGCCAACGTCCGGCTGTACAACCCCGCAGCCCCTTGTTGGCAATGATTGGGGCGAACAAGGGCAGCAACCTGTACAAATCCGCGCAGGATGCCGATAACTTTATCCGCAAGCTGAGGGATGAATGGAACTGA
- the csx16 gene encoding CRISPR-associated protein Csx16, which produces MTTYFISRHAGAVDWAESEGFHVDARLAHFDVDIVQPGDRILGTLPINLVAEVNARGGTYFHLTLELPADARGKELTAEDMRTYGARLEGYAAQKH; this is translated from the coding sequence ATGACCACTTACTTTATTTCGCGCCATGCTGGGGCTGTCGACTGGGCAGAATCGGAAGGCTTTCACGTTGATGCGCGGCTGGCGCATTTCGATGTGGACATCGTGCAACCGGGAGACAGAATCCTTGGCACATTGCCGATCAATCTGGTGGCGGAAGTGAATGCACGCGGCGGCACGTATTTTCATCTGACGTTGGAATTGCCCGCTGATGCACGGGGTAAGGAGCTGACGGCGGAGGATATGCGTACCTACGGGGCGCGGTTGGAAGGGTATGCGGCACAGAAACACTAA
- the csx2 gene encoding TIGR02221 family CRISPR-associated protein gives MSHILVTMLGKAASNYREATYAFDGGSHRTSRFFGLELCKHIRPDKLVILGTTGSMWDNLLLETALSEQVELEEALLTLGEAAQQDKVQQATLDQLAIHLQAVLGISCELRLIPYGRTQPEQTATLEILVNCFADNDTATLDVTHGLRHLPMLVQQSALLLQTLKDVQIAGIYYGALDLTQADITPVMRLDGLLEIDRWTEALTHYDKTGDYAVFVTLLRQSGISQAAVESLQDAAFYEQTNNVHQARGKLRDFLSKLREEESRCSRHAVLFLPALKQRFAWVNEDKLHLRQTAVAWLALEHGNLLRACIYGFEAFITKLTQEQGGKPDSFDERKYTKDQYETRKPSATWSDYKLLREIRNQLAHSSTQRNADVVKAVSNRAELTRTLHQIFTTLIPKTHT, from the coding sequence ATGTCACACATACTCGTCACCATGCTCGGTAAAGCCGCCAGCAATTACCGCGAAGCTACCTATGCCTTTGACGGCGGCAGCCATCGCACTTCACGCTTTTTCGGGCTGGAACTGTGCAAACATATTCGCCCTGACAAACTGGTCATTCTCGGCACAACAGGCAGCATGTGGGATAACCTGTTGTTAGAAACAGCCCTCAGCGAACAAGTAGAACTGGAAGAGGCTTTACTCACACTGGGGGAAGCCGCTCAACAAGATAAGGTGCAACAAGCAACCCTTGACCAGTTGGCAATACACTTGCAAGCCGTGCTGGGCATTTCCTGCGAATTGCGCCTGATTCCTTACGGGCGCACCCAACCAGAACAAACAGCCACCTTGGAAATACTGGTCAATTGCTTTGCCGACAATGACACGGCAACGCTAGACGTGACACACGGTCTGCGCCATTTGCCGATGCTGGTTCAACAAAGTGCCTTGCTGCTGCAAACCCTGAAAGATGTGCAGATAGCAGGTATTTACTACGGCGCACTGGATTTGACTCAAGCCGATATAACCCCGGTCATGCGGCTGGATGGTTTGCTGGAAATTGACCGCTGGACAGAAGCCCTGACCCATTACGATAAAACCGGGGATTATGCCGTGTTTGTCACCTTGCTGCGTCAATCAGGCATCAGCCAAGCAGCGGTCGAAAGTTTGCAGGATGCGGCATTTTACGAGCAAACCAATAATGTGCATCAAGCACGCGGTAAATTACGCGATTTCCTCAGTAAACTCAGGGAAGAAGAAAGCCGATGCAGCCGCCATGCAGTGTTGTTCCTGCCTGCGCTGAAACAACGTTTCGCATGGGTCAACGAAGACAAATTACACCTGCGTCAAACGGCTGTGGCGTGGTTGGCATTGGAACATGGCAATTTGTTACGTGCCTGCATCTACGGTTTTGAAGCGTTCATTACCAAACTGACGCAAGAACAAGGCGGTAAGCCCGATAGCTTCGATGAGCGTAAATACACTAAAGACCAGTATGAAACGCGCAAACCATCAGCGACGTGGAGTGATTACAAACTGTTGCGTGAAATCCGTAACCAGCTTGCCCATAGCAGTACCCAGCGCAATGCCGACGTGGTGAAGGCTGTATCAAACCGTGCGGAACTGACCCGTACATTGCACCAGATTTTCACCACCTTGATTCCTAAAACCCACACCTAA
- a CDS encoding CRISPR-associated endonuclease Cas2: MADSQRVLYLAAYDVSDAGRLRAALHCVRAYATGGQKSVHEVWLTDAEKGELLGDMSFILHDDEDSFLLIRLDARQTVHTLGLGVAPVDPDWFYLG; encoded by the coding sequence ATGGCTGACAGTCAGCGAGTGTTGTACCTCGCGGCGTATGACGTGAGTGATGCGGGGCGGCTGCGTGCGGCGTTGCATTGTGTGCGGGCGTATGCCACGGGTGGGCAGAAATCGGTGCATGAGGTGTGGCTGACGGATGCGGAAAAAGGCGAATTGCTGGGCGATATGAGCTTTATTCTGCATGACGATGAGGACAGTTTCCTGCTGATTCGGCTGGATGCGCGGCAGACGGTGCATACGCTGGGCTTGGGGGTCGCGCCGGTTGACCCGGACTGGTTTTATTTGGGGTGA
- the cas1 gene encoding CRISPR-associated endonuclease Cas1 — protein MTTLYIDHKNAALEVEGATLVARLGEVRQRPVPLALLERVVCLANVQLDTSVLGTLAEHGIAFSVASQRKPQRRAVLLGSGHNDASIRLLHYRLAQDSAWRLAFTRQVLAAKFAAYLRLLDDMLVDRPDQRKVLTDAQQQLRAQLANLENAESLASLLGMEGAAARAMFGAFAAVLPAALGFAGRKRRPPPDPVNATLSLAYTLLHNRAVQIIHTHGLEPLLGFYHETSFGRESLASDLIEVWRPHIDAWVWECFRTQTLREHHFKTDVNGCFLDKAGRQVFFASLETRLRPLGRAMRWQVRGLIKAMREWEQAEVAA, from the coding sequence ATGACAACACTGTATATCGACCATAAAAATGCTGCGTTGGAAGTGGAAGGCGCAACGCTGGTGGCGCGGTTGGGTGAGGTACGCCAGCGCCCGGTGCCACTGGCGTTGCTGGAGCGGGTAGTGTGTCTTGCCAATGTACAACTGGATACCAGCGTATTAGGGACATTGGCGGAACACGGGATTGCGTTCAGTGTTGCCAGCCAGCGTAAACCGCAGCGGCGGGCGGTGTTGCTGGGCAGCGGGCATAACGATGCCAGTATTCGTTTGCTGCATTACCGGCTGGCGCAGGATTCGGCGTGGCGATTGGCGTTTACGCGGCAGGTATTGGCGGCGAAATTCGCGGCGTATTTGCGTTTGTTGGATGACATGCTGGTGGATAGACCGGATCAGCGTAAGGTGTTGACGGATGCGCAGCAACAATTGCGGGCGCAATTGGCGAATCTGGAAAACGCCGAGAGTTTGGCGTCGTTGCTGGGGATGGAAGGCGCGGCGGCGCGGGCAATGTTTGGTGCATTCGCGGCGGTGTTGCCTGCGGCGTTGGGGTTCGCGGGGCGTAAGCGGCGTCCGCCACCTGACCCGGTGAATGCTACGTTGTCGTTGGCGTATACCTTACTGCATAACCGCGCGGTGCAGATTATCCATACGCACGGGTTGGAGCCGTTGCTGGGATTTTATCACGAAACCAGTTTCGGGCGGGAATCGTTGGCGTCGGATTTGATTGAGGTGTGGCGACCGCACATTGATGCGTGGGTGTGGGAATGTTTCCGTACCCAGACCTTGCGCGAACACCATTTCAAGACGGATGTGAACGGCTGCTTTTTGGACAAGGCGGGGCGTCAGGTATTTTTTGCGAGTCTGGAAACGCGCTTGCGCCCGTTGGGGCGGGCGATGCGCTGGCAGGTGCGGGGCTTGATCAAAGCCATGCGGGAATGGGAACAGGCGGAGGTGGCAGCATGA